One Littorina saxatilis isolate snail1 linkage group LG1, US_GU_Lsax_2.0, whole genome shotgun sequence genomic window carries:
- the LOC138946681 gene encoding pancreatic lipase-related protein 2-like — translation MLARIVLCLTLGHSLLCNAWLFKGKCFPEMYKDFQCYRLGYPYINTPFHYPRSPRRQQILFELYTPRNRQSPQLLRALDVASVRKSSFSASEKVAFVIHGFTDSSRKQWVLDMVDKLLTVVPNVIAVDWKEGAKPPNYIRAAANTRVVGAHIATLIKTLGVDPANVHLIGHSLGAHVAGYAGEKFGHSSFSRTKIGRITGLDPASQLFERFDKRVKLDANDAAFVDVIHTDAPVIVGGFGVKKKAGHVDFYPNGGSRMPGCKNKIVSLITLNDIRDSIPCSHNRAPEYFIASISDNDFTAYHCRSRHRWRSCTSCSQDGCNRMGYHATPQPAGLFVLGTGSSYPF, via the exons ATGCTGGCCCGGATTGTCTTGTGTTTGACCCTCGGTCACAGCCTGCTTTGCAATG CATGGCTGTTCAAAGGAAAATGTTTCCCCGAGATGTACAAGGACTTTCAGTGCTACAGACTGGGGTACCCGTACATTAACACCCCGTTTCACTACCCGAGGTCTCCGAGGCGGCAGCAGATCCTGTTTGAGCTGTACACTCCTCGCAACAGACAATCGCCGCAACTGTTGAGAGCTTTGGACGTTGCCAGTGTTCGGAAATCGTCTTTTAGCGCGAGTGAAAAG GTTGCCTTCGTGATCCACGGCTTCACTGACTCCAGCAGAAAACAATGGGTGTTGGACATGGTAGACAAGCTGCTTACTGTC GTTCCAAACGTGATAGCCGTCGACTGGAAGGAAGGAGCCAAGCCACCGAACTACATCCGCGCCGCTGCCAACACCCGGGTGGTCGGGGCTCATATAGCCACCCTGATCAAGACACTCGGGGTGGATCCAGCCAATGTCCATCTCATCGGTCACTCGCTTGGTGCTCACGTGGCTGGCTATGCCGGGGAGAAGTTCGGACATTCCAGCTTCTCTAGAACCAAGATTGGGAGAATCACAG gtttagaccctGCATCCCAATTGTTTGAAAGGTTCGACAAGCGTGTCAAACTGGACGCCAATGACGCAGCTTTCGTTGACGTCATCCACACTGACGCACCAGTAATCGTTGGAG GCTTTGGTGTGAAGAAGAAAGCTGGTCACGTGGACTTCTACCCCAATGGCGGCAGCAGAATGCCCGGATGCAAAAACAAGATCGTCTCTCTGATCACTCTCAATGACATTCGTG ATAGCATCCCCTGCAGCCACAACCGAGCACCGGAATATTTCATCGCCAGTATCAGTGACAACGACTTCACGGCCTACCACTGCCGCAGCCGACATCGGTGGCGTTCCTGCACGTCTTGCTCGCAAGATGGCTGCAACAGAATGGGGTACCACGCCACCCCGCAGCCGGCCGGTCTCTTTGTACTGGGTACTGGGAGCAGCTACCCGTTCTAA